The DNA segment ATGTTCCCGGGCATGATGAATTTAGGAACAGAGGCGTAAGCTATTGCGCTCTTTGTGATGGCCCAATTTTCCGTGATAAGGCGGTTGCAGTAGTCGGGGGCAGTGATAGCGCAGCCAAAGAGGCTCTGTTACTCACTAAGTACTGTTCAAAGGTGTATATCATCTATCGGGGGGATAAAATCCGCCCTGAACCAATTAACGCCGAAAGAGTAGAAAAATCTGACAAGATTGAAGTCATTACGAATACAAATGTCACCGAGATTCTTGGAGATCGGAGCGTCTCGGGAGTCAAGCTCGACAATCCCTACAATGGTTCTGATACTCTCAAAGTTGATGGTGTTTTCATTGCTATAGGCGGCATTCCCAATTCCGAGCTAGCAAAGAAAATTGGGGTTAAAGTTAACGATAAGGATGAAATAATTATCAACCGAAAGAGCAAGACGAACGTGGAAGCCGTTTTTGCTGCGGGTGACGTTGTGGATACGGAATTCAAACAAGCTATCACAGGAGTTGCTGAGGGTGTCCACGCAGCTTACCAAGCCTATCGATACGTTAATGAAAACGAATTCATCTATGCTCGTCAGCACAAAGAATAGCTGGAGCAACCTTAGTCTATTCTAACTATGCATACAGTATTGTAGCGAATCCCTTTGAACATGATGGATACAGGGCTAAGTCTTCAATTTCTTGTAACTAGTCCTCAGTTGCTTCGTACAGTTTGTCGACGAACTCATTTGGCGTGATATTACCTTCGGCTGTGAGTACTTCGTTAAAGATTGCTTTGGGAACTCCGAAAACCTCATACCGCTGAGCTAACTCCTTGAATTCTAGTGATTCTATCATGTCTGCTTCTATTTTCGGATTGATTATG comes from the Candidatus Thorarchaeota archaeon genome and includes:
- a CDS encoding FAD-dependent oxidoreductase, with the translated sequence MYEFAIIGSGVTGYGAAMYGARLEMRTVVVGDEEGGTITLTDEVSNYPGFIELTGTELAEKLKEHALDYPVHLESGRVIDLFRCDEGCFYLVTESRTYLSRTVLIATGMEDRELDVPGHDEFRNRGVSYCALCDGPIFRDKAVAVVGGSDSAAKEALLLTKYCSKVYIIYRGDKIRPEPINAERVEKSDKIEVITNTNVTEILGDRSVSGVKLDNPYNGSDTLKVDGVFIAIGGIPNSELAKKIGVKVNDKDEIIINRKSKTNVEAVFAAGDVVDTEFKQAITGVAEGVHAAYQAYRYVNENEFIYARQHKE